A window of Terriglobus sp. RCC_193 contains these coding sequences:
- the tsaE gene encoding tRNA (adenosine(37)-N6)-threonylcarbamoyltransferase complex ATPase subunit type 1 TsaE, which produces MIEKRLKTRSVNGTMALAQNIMELMLPAPRLVILKGDLGAGKTTLVKGIAQCIGANAEDVTSPTFTLVHEYQGTKLKLYHLDLYRLERDEELLSLGIEEMEADPNALVLVEWGDKFPSLMQRARGQVVIQPGDEPDERWFFVQML; this is translated from the coding sequence ATGATTGAAAAACGGCTGAAAACACGCAGCGTGAATGGCACGATGGCGCTGGCGCAGAACATCATGGAACTGATGTTGCCTGCGCCGCGCCTCGTGATTCTGAAGGGCGACCTGGGCGCGGGTAAGACCACGCTGGTCAAAGGCATTGCACAGTGCATTGGCGCGAATGCGGAAGATGTAACCAGCCCCACGTTCACGCTAGTGCATGAGTATCAAGGCACGAAGCTGAAGCTGTATCACCTGGATCTGTATCGTCTTGAGAGAGATGAGGAGTTGCTCTCACTCGGCATCGAGGAGATGGAAGCCGATCCGAATGCGCTGGTGCTGGTGGAGTGGGGCGATAAGTTTCCGTCGCTGATGCAGCGGGCACGCGGGCAGGTGGTGATTCAGCCGGGTGATGAGCCGGATGAACGCTGGTTCTTTGTGCAGATGCTGTAA
- a CDS encoding DUF1015 domain-containing protein: MRIYPFRALRYNTQKVQLEDVVTQPYDKISPAMQEAYYEKSPYNLIRVILGKRFPADTETENVYSRAAKTLQDWRKEAVLVEEREPALFGYAQRYTVPGTNEVRERRGLICLGHLYDYAEQVVYRHEQTLAKPKSDRLSLFKATRAYCEQIYMLYSDPSFTVESLVFGNRSGEPTIAADETVTDEYGVVHSVWKVTDPHVLNLLVGALSDKKLIIADGHHRYETSTAYARERAAELGVPDTTREHDRSEKAVGNADESPSNDADLKVGPQLPVPPFPEAAMMMTLVNTDAPGITILPTHRIVYGLKDFSSQAFLDKAAEFFDVSKVEAKAVAAGSDAEGVESAAERLAPLTATEGVAFLAVMADGTWLLKAKKDAVEGALQHVPPRQRVMDVVQLHSLVLEQLLELTPESIRQQENLRYLRSAEDAAAQVSRGEADIAFLIKPVTLDQMKEVSLGGEVMPQKSTDFYPKLLSGLAFYALD, encoded by the coding sequence ATGCGTATTTATCCTTTTCGCGCTCTCCGTTACAACACGCAAAAAGTACAGCTGGAAGACGTGGTTACACAGCCGTACGACAAGATTTCGCCTGCCATGCAGGAGGCGTATTACGAGAAAAGCCCCTACAACCTGATCCGGGTGATCCTGGGCAAGCGCTTCCCTGCCGATACCGAGACGGAGAATGTGTACAGCCGCGCTGCGAAGACGCTGCAGGACTGGCGCAAGGAAGCCGTGCTGGTGGAAGAGCGCGAGCCTGCACTGTTTGGCTATGCGCAGCGCTACACCGTTCCCGGCACCAACGAAGTGCGCGAGCGCCGCGGCCTGATCTGCCTGGGACATCTGTACGACTACGCCGAGCAGGTGGTGTATCGCCACGAACAGACGCTGGCCAAGCCGAAGAGCGATCGTCTGAGCCTGTTCAAGGCAACGCGTGCCTATTGTGAACAGATTTACATGCTGTACAGCGATCCTTCGTTCACGGTGGAGAGCCTGGTGTTTGGCAATCGTTCCGGCGAACCGACGATTGCGGCGGATGAGACCGTGACCGATGAATATGGCGTGGTTCATTCCGTATGGAAGGTGACCGATCCGCATGTGTTGAACCTGCTGGTGGGTGCGCTGTCAGATAAGAAGCTGATCATTGCCGACGGGCACCATCGCTATGAAACGTCGACCGCGTATGCACGCGAACGCGCCGCAGAACTGGGCGTGCCGGACACGACGCGCGAACACGACCGCAGCGAAAAAGCTGTTGGCAATGCCGATGAATCGCCGTCGAACGATGCGGACCTGAAGGTGGGACCGCAGTTGCCGGTGCCTCCGTTCCCGGAAGCCGCGATGATGATGACGCTGGTGAACACCGATGCTCCCGGCATCACGATTCTGCCGACGCACCGCATTGTGTACGGGCTGAAGGACTTCTCATCGCAGGCGTTTCTGGATAAGGCTGCGGAGTTCTTCGATGTCAGCAAGGTGGAAGCGAAGGCCGTGGCTGCGGGCTCGGATGCGGAAGGCGTTGAGTCTGCCGCAGAGCGTCTTGCACCGCTGACTGCAACGGAAGGTGTTGCGTTTCTTGCCGTGATGGCGGATGGCACGTGGCTGCTGAAGGCAAAGAAGGATGCCGTGGAGGGTGCGCTGCAGCATGTACCGCCGCGTCAGCGTGTGATGGATGTGGTGCAGTTGCATTCGCTGGTGCTGGAGCAGTTGCTGGAGCTGACACCGGAGAGCATTCGTCAGCAGGAGAATCTTCGCTATCTGCGCAGTGCGGAAGATGCAGCGGCACAGGTTTCGCGTGGCGAGGCGGACATTGCATTCCTGATCAAGCCCGTAACGCTGGACCAGATGAAGGAAGTGTCGCTGGGCGGTGAGGTAATGCCGCAGAAGTCGACCGACTTCTATCCGAAGCTGCTGAGCGGACTTGCTTTCTACGCATTGGACTAG
- a CDS encoding DHA2 family efflux MFS transporter permease subunit encodes MAHEQWKPRVNPWLIAGTVALAAFMEVLDTSIANVALPHISGSLAASQDQGTWVLTSYLVANAIVLPLGGWASSVFGRKNFFLLCITIFTIASFLCGIAPSLPLLLLFRVLQGAGGGGLQPMAQAIMADSFDPKQRGTAFSLYALVAVLAPSIGPTLGGWITDNYSWRWIFYINIPVGILAFVLVSRLVDDPPWIKGDRKNLLTVDYIGLAFLTIAMAGLQIALDKGEENDWFASNFIRTFAAMFVFGMIALIWWELRAKNPIMNLRLFRFRNFSICCFLMLLVGGILNAGTVLQPQFTQQLLGYDATTAGLALTAGGCVLLVCAPIAGILSDKLPARTLVACAFVFFACAYWYVSNHITLGISFGQNSFLRVIQVMPIPFCFIAITNAAYVGLPREASNQVSGLINFARNIGGSILIALSGAQVTNRTLFHEARLQNYMNYANDQFNQSIQQIGSFIGMGAGQAQGQYAAQANIYQQLNQQAAVMGYADVYRMLSWITAGMFFLAFLLSKPKSGEKAPEGAVH; translated from the coding sequence ATGGCGCACGAACAGTGGAAACCGCGGGTCAATCCCTGGCTGATCGCCGGTACCGTGGCGCTGGCCGCCTTCATGGAGGTGCTGGATACCTCCATTGCCAACGTGGCATTGCCCCACATTTCCGGCTCCCTGGCCGCCAGCCAGGACCAGGGAACATGGGTGCTTACCAGCTATCTGGTGGCCAACGCCATCGTCCTTCCGCTGGGCGGATGGGCCTCCAGCGTCTTCGGTCGAAAAAACTTTTTCCTGCTCTGTATCACCATCTTTACCATCGCCAGCTTTCTCTGCGGCATCGCTCCATCGCTGCCTTTGCTGCTGCTTTTCCGCGTATTACAGGGTGCGGGCGGCGGCGGTCTCCAACCCATGGCGCAGGCCATCATGGCCGATTCGTTCGATCCCAAACAACGCGGAACGGCATTTTCGCTCTATGCGTTGGTCGCGGTGCTCGCGCCTTCCATCGGTCCCACCCTCGGCGGTTGGATTACTGATAACTACTCCTGGCGCTGGATCTTTTACATCAACATCCCCGTCGGCATCCTCGCTTTCGTGCTCGTATCGCGCCTCGTGGACGACCCGCCGTGGATTAAGGGCGATCGGAAAAACCTGCTGACGGTCGACTACATCGGCTTGGCGTTCCTCACCATCGCCATGGCGGGCTTGCAGATCGCGTTAGACAAGGGCGAGGAGAACGATTGGTTTGCCTCCAACTTTATCCGCACCTTCGCGGCCATGTTCGTCTTCGGTATGATCGCGCTCATCTGGTGGGAACTGCGCGCAAAAAATCCCATCATGAACCTGCGTCTCTTCCGTTTCCGAAACTTCTCCATCTGCTGCTTTCTCATGTTGTTGGTCGGTGGCATCCTCAACGCAGGAACGGTGTTGCAACCACAGTTCACGCAGCAGCTGCTCGGTTACGACGCCACTACCGCCGGCCTCGCACTCACGGCAGGTGGATGCGTTCTGCTGGTCTGTGCGCCCATTGCCGGCATTCTTTCCGACAAACTTCCCGCGCGAACGTTAGTCGCCTGTGCCTTCGTCTTTTTCGCGTGCGCTTACTGGTACGTGTCCAACCACATCACGTTGGGCATCAGCTTTGGCCAGAACTCATTCCTGCGCGTGATCCAGGTCATGCCCATCCCGTTCTGCTTCATCGCCATTACCAATGCGGCATATGTGGGCCTGCCGCGCGAAGCTTCGAATCAGGTCAGCGGCCTCATCAACTTCGCACGTAACATCGGCGGCTCCATTCTCATCGCGCTTTCCGGAGCGCAGGTCACCAACCGCACGTTGTTTCACGAAGCACGCCTGCAGAACTACATGAACTACGCCAACGATCAGTTCAATCAGAGCATCCAGCAGATCGGTAGTTTTATCGGCATGGGTGCAGGTCAGGCACAGGGGCAATACGCCGCACAGGCCAACATTTATCAGCAGTTGAATCAGCAGGCCGCGGTCATGGGCTATGCCGATGTCTATCGCATGTTGTCGTGGATCACCGCTGGTATGTTCTTTCTTGCCTTTCTGTTAAGCAAGCCAAAGAGTGGTGAAAAGGCGCCCGAAGGCGCTGTGCATTAG
- a CDS encoding VWA domain-containing protein yields the protein MSTRGRNVVASLFFFLLLFLAARTLRAQENPLQNPHTPTKPEPPKPPAGEVITGKDVTARGALRPGATLRVEANLVLVPMTVTDDQNRLVTGLERENFYVYENNQPQTIRTFSTDDAPISIGIIFDLSGSMNNKYTRSRRALSEFMRTSNPQDEFFVVAFNDRPNIVVDYTNNVDDVDARMVMLKPQNRTALIDAVYLGLDKLKDAKYERKALLVISDGGDNRSRYTEGELRKAVRESDVQMYAIGIFEQNAPTEEERNGPALLMDMCDQTGGRLFHVTDVAELGDIASRISAELRNEYVIGYKPTDLHHDGNWRKLKVKLNPPPGLPQLSVHNRQGYYAPSD from the coding sequence ATGTCAACACGCGGCCGTAATGTCGTTGCGTCATTGTTCTTCTTCCTGCTGCTTTTCCTTGCAGCCAGGACACTGCGTGCGCAGGAAAATCCGTTGCAGAACCCCCACACCCCCACTAAGCCAGAGCCGCCCAAACCACCTGCGGGCGAAGTCATCACAGGGAAAGACGTCACAGCCAGGGGCGCGCTCCGGCCCGGCGCCACCCTGCGCGTTGAAGCGAACCTCGTTCTCGTCCCCATGACCGTCACCGACGATCAGAACCGCCTCGTCACCGGCCTGGAACGCGAAAACTTCTACGTTTACGAGAACAACCAGCCGCAGACCATCCGCACCTTCTCCACAGACGACGCGCCCATCTCCATCGGCATCATCTTTGATCTCAGCGGCAGCATGAACAACAAGTACACGCGCTCCCGCCGCGCCCTCAGCGAGTTCATGCGCACCAGCAACCCGCAGGACGAGTTCTTTGTAGTCGCTTTCAATGACCGCCCGAACATCGTTGTCGACTACACCAACAATGTCGACGACGTGGATGCCCGCATGGTCATGCTCAAGCCGCAGAACCGCACCGCGCTCATTGATGCCGTCTATCTCGGACTGGACAAGCTGAAAGACGCGAAATACGAACGCAAGGCGCTGCTCGTCATCTCCGACGGCGGCGACAACCGTTCGCGCTACACCGAAGGCGAACTCCGCAAGGCCGTCCGCGAAAGCGACGTGCAGATGTACGCCATCGGCATCTTTGAACAAAACGCGCCAACCGAAGAAGAACGCAACGGCCCCGCGCTGTTAATGGATATGTGCGATCAAACCGGTGGACGCCTGTTTCACGTCACAGATGTAGCAGAACTGGGCGATATCGCGTCACGCATCTCCGCCGAGCTGCGGAACGAATACGTCATCGGATACAAACCTACGGACCTTCATCACGATGGCAACTGGCGTAAGCTGAAGGTGAAGCTGAATCCGCCACCCGGATTGCCACAGCTCTCCGTACACAATCGCCAGGGTTACTATGCACCGTCGGATTAA
- a CDS encoding VWA domain-containing protein, translating into MHRRINFFAPLSFAISLTILPVLAAQQAPAPSAPSLSVDRDPVPSPDPEAAPAAAGADAAGQQPSTDQIQRAGGTYTLHTEVGEVRLNASVVDGSGRSVQTLPPSAFTVYEDGVQQTVASLRHEDLPVSLGLLIDSSGSMYDKRTAVGKASLDLIKLSNPRDEAFLVDFSFDPYIDADFTHDIKKLEDGLNYVKASGGTALYDAVIASADYLSRNAKEPKQVILLITDGDDNASSSTLEETIRRVQELDGPVIYAVGLLFGPDEDKRESRHARRVLETLAEQTGGVAYFPKKLEDVDAIAAQVAADIRQQYTISYSSTKPARLGGYRTIHVTAQAKGFGKLTVRTRSGYFPKGSQPTGPTPGLKPENAK; encoded by the coding sequence ATGCACCGTCGGATTAACTTTTTTGCACCACTTTCGTTCGCAATCTCTCTGACGATTCTCCCCGTGCTTGCTGCGCAGCAAGCCCCTGCGCCCTCGGCTCCGTCTCTCTCGGTCGATCGTGACCCCGTCCCCTCGCCCGATCCCGAGGCAGCTCCCGCAGCCGCCGGTGCAGATGCCGCAGGGCAGCAGCCCTCCACGGACCAGATTCAGCGCGCTGGCGGCACCTATACGCTGCATACTGAGGTCGGTGAGGTCCGCCTCAACGCCAGTGTCGTCGACGGCAGCGGCCGCTCCGTGCAGACGCTCCCACCCTCCGCCTTCACCGTGTACGAGGACGGCGTCCAGCAGACCGTAGCCAGCCTGCGCCATGAGGATCTGCCCGTCTCCCTGGGCCTTCTCATCGACTCGTCAGGCTCCATGTATGACAAGCGCACAGCCGTCGGCAAAGCCTCGCTCGACCTCATTAAACTGTCGAACCCCAGGGACGAAGCCTTCCTCGTCGACTTCTCCTTCGACCCCTACATCGACGCCGATTTCACTCACGACATCAAGAAGCTGGAAGATGGCCTGAACTACGTCAAAGCCAGCGGCGGCACGGCACTGTACGACGCCGTCATCGCCTCCGCAGACTATCTCTCACGCAACGCCAAAGAACCCAAGCAGGTCATCCTGCTCATCACCGACGGCGATGACAACGCATCGTCCTCCACCCTGGAAGAAACCATCCGCCGCGTGCAGGAACTCGATGGCCCCGTGATCTACGCGGTGGGCCTGCTCTTCGGCCCCGACGAAGACAAGCGCGAAAGCCGTCACGCTCGCCGTGTTCTGGAAACGCTCGCAGAGCAGACCGGTGGTGTCGCCTACTTCCCCAAGAAGCTTGAAGACGTGGATGCCATCGCCGCGCAGGTTGCCGCGGACATCCGCCAGCAGTACACCATCTCCTACAGCTCCACCAAACCGGCGCGCCTCGGTGGTTACCGCACGATCCATGTCACCGCGCAGGCCAAAGGCTTCGGCAAACTCACGGTCCGCACCCGCAGCGGCTACTTCCCCAAGGGCTCCCAGCCCACCGGCCCCACACCCGGCCTGAAACCGGAAAATGCCAAATAA
- a CDS encoding N-acetylmuramoyl-L-alanine amidase has translation MKLLIPSLLLTLSAAAQQPFVLIDPARGGSKGGSHIADRVEEKQVTLQVAQRLGNLLRARGFAVQLTRDSDVDTTNDQRAALANTTHPIACILLYASSTGNGVHLFTTTLPQPPTVDPAAPVVWDEAQSAYAARSQALASGLREAFDRTRIPIASGTTWMRPLDNMQCPAVAIEMGPQKDGTAADDPPYQNRVADTIAGVLLFWRNKIGSMTPPAPPKPEPTTPAAAPQATPRPATPAPPKPAAQPTPKPVAPSQPKPATPKPAGAAQ, from the coding sequence GTGAAGCTGCTCATCCCATCTCTCCTGCTCACACTCAGCGCCGCCGCGCAGCAGCCATTCGTGCTCATCGATCCCGCACGCGGAGGCTCCAAAGGCGGCTCGCACATCGCAGACCGTGTCGAAGAAAAGCAGGTCACCCTGCAGGTGGCGCAGCGTCTTGGCAATCTCCTGCGCGCCCGCGGCTTCGCCGTGCAGTTGACCCGCGATTCCGATGTGGACACAACCAACGACCAGCGTGCCGCGCTCGCCAACACCACACATCCCATCGCTTGCATCCTGCTCTACGCCTCCAGCACCGGCAACGGCGTACATCTCTTTACCACCACCCTGCCGCAGCCGCCCACGGTTGACCCCGCCGCGCCCGTCGTCTGGGACGAAGCGCAATCTGCCTATGCGGCACGTTCGCAGGCACTGGCCAGCGGCCTGCGAGAAGCCTTCGACCGTACCCGCATCCCCATCGCCAGCGGAACCACATGGATGCGCCCGCTGGATAATATGCAGTGCCCCGCCGTCGCCATTGAAATGGGGCCGCAGAAAGACGGCACCGCAGCCGACGATCCGCCGTATCAAAACCGGGTAGCCGACACCATCGCAGGGGTGCTCCTCTTCTGGCGCAACAAGATTGGTAGCATGACACCGCCCGCGCCACCCAAACCAGAACCCACAACCCCCGCAGCGGCACCGCAGGCAACACCCAGGCCAGCAACCCCGGCACCGCCAAAACCGGCGGCCCAGCCCACTCCAAAACCGGTAGCGCCGTCGCAGCCAAAACCAGCAACACCCAAACCCGCAGGAGCCGCGCAATGA
- a CDS encoding GerMN domain-containing protein, producing the protein MIPRYQRILFIVLLSTSVFMAIFLVYMHRKNFADVKNADHTPLEAPVYSASEQVTLDLADDSDFTLTPTTRSIALPQTAAVRARALVEHLLAEYSLPRSTHPLDGGIAVDDVFLVPLPLGSAPQRASLTKEAQADPLTQANGELAVVNLRSSWVDGHPAGITSETLTIQSIVGTLRANLPEITKVKFLVDGKPRDTLAGSVEFDRIFDADAAITAPVQTATHD; encoded by the coding sequence ATGATCCCTCGTTACCAGCGCATCCTGTTCATCGTGTTGTTAAGCACGTCCGTCTTCATGGCCATCTTCCTCGTGTACATGCACCGCAAGAACTTCGCGGATGTAAAGAACGCCGACCACACACCCCTTGAAGCGCCCGTCTATTCGGCCTCAGAACAGGTCACACTGGACCTCGCAGACGACTCCGACTTCACCCTCACGCCCACCACGCGCTCCATCGCATTGCCGCAGACCGCCGCCGTCCGCGCACGCGCACTTGTCGAGCATCTGCTGGCGGAATACTCGCTGCCGCGCTCCACGCATCCTCTCGACGGCGGCATCGCGGTCGACGACGTCTTCCTCGTACCGCTCCCGCTCGGCTCCGCACCGCAGCGCGCCTCGCTCACAAAAGAAGCGCAGGCCGACCCGCTGACACAGGCCAACGGTGAACTCGCCGTGGTGAACCTGCGTTCCTCCTGGGTTGACGGCCATCCCGCCGGTATCACCTCGGAAACGCTCACCATCCAGTCCATCGTTGGCACCCTGCGCGCCAACCTGCCGGAGATCACGAAGGTGAAGTTTCTCGTAGACGGCAAACCGCGCGACACCCTCGCTGGCAGCGTGGAATTCGACCGCATCTTCGACGCAGACGCTGCCATCACCGCCCCCGTGCAAACGGCCACACATGACTAG
- the murI gene encoding glutamate racemase, whose amino-acid sequence MTTQAKRPLIGVFDSGFGGLTVLRELLHHLPGADFLYLGDTAHLPYGSKSQAAITRYTRAAIRELVSRGAELVVIACNTASALALPSLQDNAPVPLVGVVGPGADAAAAIVPPGSTVLVLATEGTCNSHAYAEACAARGLQAVEKPCPLFVPLVEEGWTDGPITEQIADVYLKEALAAALHPPLAIVLGCTHYPLLRPLLQREIAKLDDNIPIVDSAEATARHTATLLPSAAVPESSGATPATGEPTLVPTAAVHSDAEPHLHFLATDAAAKFQRFAPRFLGREIPTVELITLED is encoded by the coding sequence ATGACCACGCAAGCAAAGCGCCCACTCATCGGCGTCTTCGATTCCGGCTTTGGTGGCCTCACCGTGCTGCGCGAACTCCTGCATCACCTGCCGGGCGCAGACTTCCTCTACCTCGGCGACACGGCCCATCTGCCTTACGGCTCCAAATCACAGGCCGCCATCACACGCTACACCCGCGCGGCCATCCGCGAACTCGTCAGCCGCGGCGCGGAACTCGTGGTCATCGCCTGCAATACTGCCTCCGCGCTCGCCCTGCCATCGCTCCAGGACAACGCGCCCGTGCCGCTCGTCGGCGTTGTCGGCCCGGGTGCTGACGCTGCTGCAGCCATCGTCCCTCCCGGCTCCACGGTTCTGGTGCTGGCCACGGAAGGCACCTGCAACTCCCACGCCTACGCCGAGGCCTGCGCCGCACGCGGTCTTCAAGCTGTAGAAAAGCCCTGTCCCCTCTTCGTCCCGCTGGTGGAAGAAGGCTGGACCGACGGCCCCATCACGGAGCAGATCGCAGACGTCTACCTGAAGGAAGCTCTCGCCGCTGCACTGCATCCACCGCTGGCCATCGTCCTCGGCTGCACGCATTACCCGTTGCTGCGGCCGCTGCTGCAAAGAGAAATCGCCAAACTCGATGACAACATTCCTATCGTCGATTCCGCGGAAGCCACTGCCCGCCACACCGCAACGCTGCTTCCTTCGGCAGCGGTGCCTGAGTCTTCCGGAGCTACTCCCGCCACCGGAGAACCCACCCTGGTACCCACCGCAGCAGTGCACAGCGACGCGGAACCCCACCTGCACTTCCTCGCCACAGACGCTGCCGCCAAGTTCCAGCGATTCGCTCCCCGCTTCCTCGGTCGCGAAATCCCCACCGTAGAACTCATCACCCTCGAAGACTGA
- a CDS encoding DEAD/DEAH box helicase: protein MNTGNSAVAEQNAPATSTETTTSSPRFTDFNLSQRLQDRLAAAGYVTPTPVQAKAIAPALEGRDVLATAATGTGKTLSFLVPMIERMDAAPLAVPAQDGKGGKRQSKPIRALILLPTRELAMQVLDNYAKLMPGQKNDAVLVCGGLSEGAQLDALRRGPRLVVATPGRLEDYLKRGEISIRNVEMLVLDEVDRMLDMGFLPAIRRIVGALPKTRQTMCYSATLDANIAEIVRDYVQKPVRIEIGTTSKPNERVELRAYTVMQDQKLGLLDQMLNEQEGTFLVFSRTKHGADRIGRKLEKLGYTASIIHGDRSQSQRTSALKAFATGKSRILVATDVAARGIDISHIAHVVNYDLPNASEDFVHRIGRTGRAGKEGLATTFVMPQERSDARRIERELKVSFIWREADKNLAKEERNAPLDLNNVGDLMQLETRAWKTNQQGTSLEDAPVPQGRSHAGRGNGNSRNGGNAGKGGGGGFRRRRR from the coding sequence TTGAACACTGGCAATTCCGCAGTCGCCGAGCAGAACGCTCCGGCCACCTCCACTGAAACCACCACTTCTTCCCCCCGCTTCACCGACTTCAACCTCTCCCAGCGTTTGCAGGACCGCCTCGCTGCGGCAGGCTACGTCACGCCCACGCCCGTGCAGGCAAAGGCGATTGCTCCCGCGCTGGAAGGCCGTGACGTGCTCGCCACCGCCGCCACCGGCACCGGCAAGACCCTCAGCTTCCTCGTCCCGATGATCGAGCGCATGGATGCGGCCCCGCTTGCCGTACCCGCGCAGGACGGCAAGGGCGGCAAGCGCCAGAGCAAGCCTATCCGCGCCCTCATCCTGCTGCCCACGCGCGAGCTGGCCATGCAGGTGCTCGACAACTATGCCAAGCTCATGCCCGGCCAGAAGAATGACGCCGTGCTGGTTTGCGGCGGTCTCAGCGAAGGCGCACAGCTTGATGCTCTCCGCCGTGGTCCACGCCTGGTCGTTGCCACGCCCGGTCGTCTTGAGGACTACCTGAAGCGCGGCGAGATCAGCATCCGCAACGTTGAGATGCTCGTACTTGACGAAGTGGATCGCATGTTGGACATGGGCTTCCTTCCGGCCATCCGCCGCATCGTCGGCGCACTGCCGAAGACCCGCCAGACCATGTGCTATTCCGCCACGCTCGACGCCAATATCGCGGAGATCGTGCGCGACTACGTGCAGAAGCCTGTTCGCATCGAGATCGGCACCACGTCGAAGCCCAACGAACGCGTCGAGCTCCGCGCCTACACCGTGATGCAGGACCAGAAGCTGGGCCTGTTGGACCAGATGCTGAACGAGCAGGAGGGAACCTTCCTGGTCTTCAGCCGCACCAAGCACGGTGCGGATCGCATTGGCCGCAAGCTGGAGAAGCTGGGCTATACCGCCAGCATCATCCACGGCGACCGCTCCCAGTCCCAGCGCACGTCAGCTCTCAAGGCGTTCGCTACCGGCAAGAGCCGCATCCTCGTCGCAACAGACGTAGCTGCGCGCGGTATTGATATCTCGCACATTGCTCACGTGGTGAACTATGATCTGCCCAATGCCAGCGAGGACTTCGTCCACCGCATCGGCCGTACTGGCCGAGCAGGCAAGGAAGGCCTGGCGACTACGTTCGTTATGCCGCAGGAGCGCAGTGATGCACGTCGCATCGAGCGTGAACTGAAGGTCAGCTTCATCTGGCGCGAAGCCGATAAGAACCTGGCCAAGGAAGAGCGCAACGCGCCGCTTGACCTGAACAACGTTGGCGACCTGATGCAACTGGAGACCCGCGCATGGAAGACCAACCAGCAGGGCACCAGTCTTGAGGACGCACCCGTACCGCAGGGCCGCAGTCATGCGGGCCGTGGCAACGGCAACAGCCGTAATGGCGGCAACGCAGGCAAAGGTGGTGGTGGCGGTTTCCGCCGCCGCCGTCGGTAA
- a CDS encoding DUF2946 family protein, with the protein MRKLFAILLLVVFGLPLASSLFALTPRSDASLPACCRRAGMHHCTQMAEQDSQPTDHRHVSVVQEKCPCCPAVLSLGNVTNLLASPSSPLLFTALQAQSTIVAQAEVSQRIAHDRARGKRGPPSFLAR; encoded by the coding sequence TTGCGTAAGCTTTTCGCCATCCTGCTGTTGGTTGTCTTCGGCTTGCCGTTGGCATCGTCGCTCTTCGCGCTCACTCCGCGAAGTGATGCTTCGCTGCCTGCGTGCTGCCGTCGCGCTGGCATGCATCACTGCACGCAGATGGCGGAACAGGACTCGCAGCCAACAGACCACCGGCATGTTTCCGTAGTGCAGGAGAAGTGCCCCTGCTGCCCGGCCGTCCTTAGCCTGGGCAATGTAACCAACCTGCTTGCGTCTCCTTCGTCGCCGTTGCTGTTCACGGCTCTGCAAGCGCAGTCGACGATTGTTGCGCAGGCAGAAGTCAGCCAGCGCATTGCGCATGATCGAGCCCGCGGAAAACGCGGCCCTCCTTCTTTCCTTGCTCGGTAA